Proteins co-encoded in one Apodemus sylvaticus chromosome 6, mApoSyl1.1, whole genome shotgun sequence genomic window:
- the LOC127687851 gene encoding serine protease inhibitor A3F-like, producing MAWFCSTVLGCPDGVLGRVPAIQEVQDNLMHMDSLTLSSCNTSFAFSLYKELVLKNPDRNIVFSPFSLYTALAFLSLGAKSNTLEEILQGLKFNLKEIPEPDIHQGFGQLRQELSQPGDQVQIRTGSVMFIEKFLQILAEFKEKARALYQAEAFTADFQQPHEAKNLINDYVRRQTQGKIQKLISDLEKETCMVLANYIYLKGKWKMPFDPHDTLHSEFYLDEKRSVKVPMMSIEHLTTPYFQDEELSCSVVELKYTGNASALFILPDQGRMQQVEASLQAETLRKWKDSLRPRMIDMLHLPKFSVSTDYSLKAILSELGIREVFSTQADLSAITGVKDLRVSQVVHKAVLDVAETGTEAAAATGVQLVPLCAKYYDMTMHFNRPFLMVFFDTNTHIALFMAKDTNPKGH from the exons ATGGCTTGGTTCTGCTCCACTGTCCTTGGCTGCCCAGATGGCGTGTTGGGGAGGGTCCCCgccatccaggaagtccaggacaatCTGATGCACATGGACAGCTTAACACTGTCCTCCTGCAACACTTCCTTTGCCTTCAGCCTCTACAAGGAGCTGGTTTTGAAGAATCCGGATAGAAATATTGTCTTCTCCCCATTCAGCCTCTATACTGCCTTGGCCTTCCTGTCCCTGGGAGCAAAGAGCAACACCCTGGAGGAGATTCTACAAGGTCTCAAGTTCAATCTCAAAGAGATCCCTGAGCCTGACATCCACCAGGGCTTTGGGCAACTCCGACAGGAGCTCAGCCAGCCTGGGGACCAGGTGCAGATTAGGACAGGCAGTGTCATGTTTATTGAAAAGTTCCTGCAGATCCTGGCAGAGTTCAAGGAGAAGGCAAGGGCTCTGTACCAGGCTGAGGCCTTCACAGCCGATTTCCAGCAGCCTCATGAGGCCAAAAATCTCATCAATGACTATGTGAGGAGACAGACCCAGGGTAAGATCCAGAAACTGATCTCAGACCTGGAGAAGGAGACATGCATGGTGCTGGCAAATTACATCTACTTGAAAG gcaaatggaagatGCCCTTTGACCCCCATGACACTTTACATTCTGAGTTTTACCTGGATGAGAAGAGGTCTGTGAAGGTGCCCATGATGAGCATTGAGCACCTGACCACACCCTACTTCCAGGATGAGGAGCTGTCCTGCTCTGTAGTGGAGCTGAAGTACACAGGAAATGCCAGTGCCCTGTTCATCCTCCCTGACCAGGGCAGGATGCAGCAGGTGGAAGCCAGCTTGCAAGCAGAGACCCTGAGGAAGTGGAAGGACTCTCTGAGGCCCAG GATGATAGATATGTTACACCTGCCCAAATTCTCAGTCTCCACTGACTACAGCCTGAAGGCTATCCTTTCAGAGCTGGGCATCAGGGAAGTCTTCTCCACACAAGCTGATCTGTCTGCAATTACAGGAGTCAAGGATCTGAGGGTCTCTCAG GTGGTCCACAAGGCTGTGCTGGATGTGGCTGAGACAGGCACAGAAGCAGCTGCTGCCACTGGAGTCCAATTAGTCCCATTATGTGCAAAATACTACGATATGACAATGCATTTCAACAGACCATTCCTGATGGTTTTCTTTGACACTAACACTCATATTGCCCTCTTTATGGCCAAAGATACAAATCCCAAGGGGCACTAG